One window of the Mycobacterium xenopi genome contains the following:
- a CDS encoding HNH endonuclease signature motif containing protein, with translation MRSPSREEIIEVFDALHDAVSRLGELSFEVLTTPERLALLERLEHEARRLPVAGHALINGVRQQATPTELGGKLSHALADRLRISRPEAARRIHEAEDLGDRQALTGEPLAPRLAATAAGQRAGDVGAGHVAVIRRFFEQLPCWVDAATRERAEAKLAALATQFRPDQLAKLADKLADCLNPDGDFTDEDRARRRGLSLGKQDIDGMSPIRGWLTPAMRATVEAVLAKLAAPGMANPYDDKPVIDGTPSEEAITRDTRSAAQRNHDGLLAGLRALLASGELGQHNGLPASIIVTTTLAELEAGAGRGLTGGGSLLPMSDVIRIAGHAHHYLAIFHKGRALALYHTKRLASPAQRIVLYAKDRGCTAPGCDVPAYFTEVHHVTDYAKCRATDVNDLTLACGTNHRIVQPGGWQTRKRKDGLTEWIPPPHLDRGQPRINTFHHPDKLLRDEGDDDP, from the coding sequence ATGCGTTCGCCCAGCCGTGAGGAGATCATCGAGGTCTTCGATGCCCTGCATGACGCGGTGTCGCGGCTCGGTGAGCTGTCCTTTGAGGTGCTGACGACGCCGGAGCGGTTGGCCTTGCTGGAGCGGCTCGAACACGAGGCGCGCCGGTTGCCGGTGGCAGGACATGCCCTGATCAACGGCGTGCGTCAGCAGGCCACACCGACCGAACTGGGCGGCAAGTTGTCGCATGCCTTGGCCGATCGGCTACGTATCAGCCGTCCAGAAGCCGCGCGGCGCATCCACGAAGCCGAAGATCTCGGCGACCGGCAGGCTTTGACCGGCGAGCCATTGGCGCCGCGACTGGCTGCCACCGCCGCCGGGCAGCGCGCCGGAGACGTCGGCGCTGGCCACGTCGCGGTGATCCGCCGGTTTTTCGAGCAGCTGCCGTGCTGGGTCGACGCGGCCACCCGCGAGCGCGCCGAAGCCAAGCTCGCAGCGTTGGCCACCCAGTTTCGACCTGATCAGCTGGCCAAGCTGGCCGACAAGCTCGCTGACTGCCTCAACCCCGACGGCGACTTCACCGACGAGGATCGCGCCCGTCGGCGCGGCCTAAGCCTGGGCAAACAAGACATCGACGGGATGAGTCCCATCCGCGGCTGGCTCACCCCCGCCATGCGCGCCACCGTGGAGGCGGTGCTAGCCAAACTGGCCGCGCCCGGCATGGCCAACCCGTACGACGACAAACCAGTCATCGACGGCACTCCCAGCGAAGAAGCCATCACGCGCGACACTCGTTCAGCCGCGCAGCGCAATCACGATGGCTTGCTTGCCGGGCTGCGAGCGCTGCTGGCCAGCGGGGAACTCGGCCAGCACAACGGATTGCCGGCCAGCATCATCGTCACCACCACCTTGGCAGAATTGGAGGCCGGTGCAGGGCGTGGGCTTACCGGCGGCGGATCGCTGCTGCCGATGAGCGACGTGATCCGCATCGCCGGTCATGCCCATCACTATTTGGCCATTTTCCACAAGGGCCGCGCCTTGGCGCTCTACCACACCAAACGTCTGGCTTCACCGGCGCAGCGAATTGTCTTGTACGCTAAAGACCGTGGCTGCACCGCGCCCGGCTGCGACGTGCCCGCGTACTTCACCGAGGTCCATCATGTGACCGACTACGCGAAATGCCGCGCCACCGACGTCAACGACCTCACCCTGGCCTGCGGAACCAATCACCGAATCGTCCAGCCCGGCGGCTGGCAAACCCGTAAGCGCAAAGATGGCCTCACCGAATGGATCCCGCCACCGCATCTAGATCGCGGACAGCCGCGCATCAATACTTTCCACCACCCGGATAAGCTGCTCCGCGATGAGGGAGACGACGACCCGTGA
- a CDS encoding hemerythrin domain-containing protein has translation MATTVRSATEVTQFLVGQHERIKSLFAETLKASGKQREKTFIELRRLLAVHETAEEEIVHPRAKRKIPNGDKVVGARLQEENEAKKVLNHLESLDVDSDEFSSQLTELRDAVVQHAEHEEQEEFAKLEEQLDHDELQRMGRAVELAEAIAPTRPHAGVESQVANMLAGPFAAMMDRARDAIVGKG, from the coding sequence ATGGCGACAACTGTTAGGTCAGCGACCGAGGTGACGCAATTCCTCGTTGGCCAGCACGAACGGATCAAGTCGCTGTTCGCCGAGACGCTGAAGGCGAGCGGCAAACAGCGCGAGAAAACGTTCATCGAACTGCGGCGGTTGCTCGCGGTGCATGAAACCGCGGAGGAAGAGATCGTGCACCCGCGCGCAAAGCGGAAAATCCCAAACGGCGACAAGGTGGTCGGCGCACGGCTGCAGGAAGAAAACGAAGCGAAGAAGGTGCTCAATCATTTGGAGTCACTCGATGTCGACTCCGACGAGTTCAGCAGCCAATTAACCGAGCTTCGCGATGCGGTCGTCCAGCACGCCGAGCACGAAGAGCAGGAGGAGTTCGCCAAGCTCGAAGAGCAGCTGGACCACGACGAGCTGCAGCGGATGGGCCGCGCCGTCGAACTGGCCGAAGCAATCGCGCCCACCCGCCCGCACGCCGGGGTCGAATCCCAGGTCGCCAACATGCTGGCCGGCCCATTCGCGGCGATGATGGACCGAGCCCGCGACGCTATCGTCGGCAAGGGCTGA
- a CDS encoding UdgX family uracil-DNA binding protein (This protein belongs to the uracil DNA glycosylase superfamily, members of which act in excision repair of DNA. However, it belongs more specifically to UdgX branch, whose founding member was found to bind uracil in DNA (where it does not belong), without cleaving it, appears to promote DNA repair by a pathway involving RecA, rather than base excision.), producing MAAARKTSAASYLPEDRDLDSLEAAANVCRGCSLYENASQTVFGHGDSHAQLMLIGEQPGDREDVEGLPFVGPAGRLLARALDEAGIDPGVTYQTNAVKHFKFTRKNGKRRIHQKPSRTEVVACRPWLIAEIEAVRPQVIVCLGATAAQSLLGAAFRISAHRGELLQLPREADVSVEPEPRVVATVHPSAVVRDRTERRHEMYQLFVEDLRSARASLAGRRRQRR from the coding sequence ATGGCTGCGGCGCGGAAAACCAGCGCGGCGAGCTATTTACCTGAGGATCGCGACCTCGATTCACTTGAGGCTGCCGCCAATGTGTGCCGGGGCTGCTCCCTGTACGAGAACGCCTCGCAAACGGTTTTCGGGCACGGGGATTCGCATGCGCAGCTCATGCTCATCGGTGAGCAACCGGGTGACCGCGAGGACGTTGAGGGCTTGCCGTTCGTGGGTCCGGCCGGCCGACTGCTTGCCCGGGCGCTCGACGAGGCGGGCATCGACCCCGGTGTGACGTATCAGACCAATGCCGTCAAGCACTTCAAGTTCACCCGCAAGAACGGAAAGCGGCGCATACATCAAAAACCCAGCCGTACCGAAGTGGTGGCCTGCCGTCCCTGGCTGATCGCCGAAATCGAGGCGGTGCGACCGCAGGTGATCGTGTGCCTCGGCGCGACCGCCGCACAATCGCTTCTGGGCGCGGCCTTTCGGATCTCGGCGCATCGCGGCGAGCTGCTGCAGCTGCCCCGCGAGGCGGACGTCAGCGTCGAGCCGGAGCCGCGGGTAGTGGCCACCGTTCACCCGTCAGCGGTGGTGCGCGACCGCACCGAGCGCCGCCACGAGATGTACCAGCTCTTCGTCGAGGACCTGCGCAGCGCCCGAGCCAGTTTGGCCGGCCGCCGACGTCAACGGCGGTGA